Proteins encoded in a region of the Poseidonibacter antarcticus genome:
- the truA gene encoding tRNA pseudouridine(38-40) synthase TruA translates to MNIKFLISYDGSLYKGSQKQPNNQTIEDKLLHSFKRINIETKIILSGRTDKDVHATGQVFNCIIPDFWNDLSKLKDILNQQLPSSIRVHHLKKVSKDFHSRFHARKRVYRYLVTTKNITAFNNKFITQVKNIDEIKIQEAIKEFIGVHDFEYFHKQGSDKDITIREVYDTKFYKYKDIYVFKFTANSYLRSQIRLMVGFLLKISEGKLSIEDLKAQLNKQKNIHRIPALANGLYLSKVIY, encoded by the coding sequence ATGAATATAAAATTTCTTATCTCTTATGATGGGTCTTTATACAAAGGCTCTCAAAAACAACCAAATAATCAAACCATTGAAGATAAATTATTGCATAGTTTTAAAAGAATTAATATTGAAACTAAAATAATATTAAGTGGAAGAACAGATAAAGATGTTCATGCAACAGGACAAGTTTTTAATTGTATTATTCCAGATTTTTGGAATGATTTATCAAAATTAAAAGACATTTTAAATCAACAACTTCCAAGCTCTATTCGAGTTCATCACTTAAAAAAAGTATCAAAAGATTTTCATTCACGATTTCATGCAAGAAAAAGAGTTTATAGATATTTAGTAACAACGAAGAATATCACTGCTTTTAATAATAAGTTTATAACACAAGTAAAAAATATAGATGAGATTAAAATACAAGAAGCAATAAAAGAGTTTATAGGTGTTCATGACTTTGAATATTTTCATAAACAAGGAAGTGATAAAGATATTACAATTAGAGAAGTATATGATACAAAATTTTATAAGTATAAAGATATTTATGTTTTTAAATTTACAGCAAATTCATATTTAAGATCTCAAATTAGGTTAATGGTTGGTTTTTTATTAAAAATCTCAGAAGGAAAATTAAGTATTGAAGATTTAAAAGCTCAGTTAAATAAGCAAAAAAATATTCATAGAATACCTGCATTAGCAAATGGATTATATTTATCGAAGGTAATATATTAA
- a CDS encoding LptF/LptG family permease: protein MKLKQYLYSQLAITFFPIFLGLYFITSIVFLVKIASLTSIITINFVELFTLYSYVIPQIVFYTMPISFFISLVITLSKLASEYELTVITSFGLNPIKVLKIFLPLTLTLSVALLVVSVGLIPKTKFLTKQFLDAKTKEANFNIKASEFGQKFGDWLIYIKSKEDKHYNEIKLFKAQEGKEQFILSKTAVLDNNKGDLSFKLQEGKAFFIDESEVNQVDFKSMQINDSIAGSKIGVFNTTYEYWKDRIKKGADLDDLSFFVLTSLFPVLSLFLVISFGYFNPRYEKNRAVSYSLVSIVLYYILIKAIGDSLLLHSLYLIPIIWLSLTYYLYTKTVKKEY, encoded by the coding sequence TTGAAATTAAAACAATATTTATATTCACAACTAGCAATTACATTTTTCCCAATATTTTTAGGTCTTTATTTTATTACTTCAATAGTTTTTTTAGTTAAGATTGCTTCTTTAACTTCAATTATTACTATTAATTTTGTAGAGTTATTCACTTTATATTCTTATGTAATTCCCCAAATTGTATTTTATACTATGCCGATTTCTTTTTTTATATCTCTAGTGATTACTCTTTCAAAGCTTGCTAGTGAATATGAATTGACTGTTATTACTTCTTTTGGTTTAAATCCAATTAAAGTGTTAAAAATATTTTTGCCACTAACGCTCACTTTATCAGTTGCACTTTTAGTTGTATCTGTTGGATTGATTCCTAAAACAAAATTTTTAACAAAGCAGTTTTTAGATGCTAAAACAAAAGAAGCAAATTTTAATATAAAAGCTTCAGAATTTGGACAAAAATTTGGTGATTGGTTAATTTATATAAAAAGTAAAGAAGACAAACATTACAATGAAATTAAACTATTTAAAGCCCAAGAAGGTAAAGAACAATTTATTTTAAGTAAAACAGCTGTTTTAGATAATAATAAGGGTGATCTTAGCTTTAAACTTCAAGAAGGGAAAGCTTTTTTTATAGATGAATCTGAAGTTAATCAAGTAGATTTTAAATCAATGCAAATCAATGATTCGATTGCAGGAAGTAAGATAGGGGTATTTAATACAACGTATGAATATTGGAAAGATAGAATAAAAAAAGGTGCTGATCTTGATGATTTAAGTTTCTTTGTTTTAACTTCCTTATTCCCAGTTTTATCATTATTTTTAGTTATAAGTTTTGGATATTTTAATCCAAGATATGAAAAAAATAGAGCAGTTTCATATTCACTTGTTTCTATTGTTTTATATTATATTTTAATTAAAGCAATTGGTGATTCATTACTTTTACATTCATTATATTTAATTCCAATTATTTGGTTATCACTTACTTATTACTTATATACAAAAACAGTGAAAAAAGAGTATTAA
- a CDS encoding prepilin peptidase — MTLLVIIIIEREDLEVFSFIFGAVIGSFLNVLILRLPEHKSIVTPRSACPSCNHIIAWYYNIPLFSYIFLKGSCAYCKEKISLQYFIVELLSASLTLALFLKLGISNEFYFMCLLIYVCITLSFIDFKYKAVPDYLLLIVLILSFFASSYSFLDSIKNAFLFSGAFVLLNFVITFYIQNIKSRVLKNEDLKTQEALGDGDIPIIATIAVILGIKAGLIAIFLAAIFAIIPSIYSNIIKKDIQTPFIPYLVLGMLSTYFFDLENILKVLF; from the coding sequence ATGACATTATTAGTGATTATAATAATAGAGAGAGAAGATTTGGAGGTATTTAGTTTTATTTTTGGTGCAGTTATTGGCTCTTTTTTAAATGTACTAATATTAAGACTACCTGAACATAAATCTATAGTTACTCCACGAAGTGCATGTCCTTCTTGTAATCATATAATAGCTTGGTATTACAATATACCACTTTTTTCATATATTTTTTTAAAAGGTTCATGTGCATATTGTAAAGAAAAGATTTCTTTACAATATTTTATTGTTGAGCTTTTATCTGCAAGTTTGACTTTGGCACTATTTTTAAAACTTGGAATATCAAATGAGTTTTATTTTATGTGCTTACTTATTTATGTTTGTATTACCTTATCTTTTATTGATTTTAAATACAAGGCAGTTCCTGATTATCTACTTTTAATTGTACTTATTCTTTCATTTTTTGCTAGTTCTTATTCTTTTTTAGACTCTATTAAAAATGCCTTTTTATTTTCAGGTGCCTTTGTTTTATTAAATTTTGTAATAACTTTTTATATACAAAATATCAAATCAAGAGTTCTTAAAAATGAAGATTTAAAAACACAAGAAGCATTAGGAGATGGGGATATACCAATAATTGCAACGATTGCAGTAATTTTAGGAATAAAAGCTGGATTAATAGCTATATTTTTAGCAGCAATTTTTGCTATAATACCATCAATTTATTCTAACATTATAAAAAAAGATATTCAAACACCTTTTATTCCCTATTTAGTTTTGGGAATGTTAAGTACATATTTTTTTGATTTAGAAAATATTTTAAAGGTACTTTTTTGA
- a CDS encoding di-trans,poly-cis-decaprenylcistransferase, translating to MDNKAPSHIAIIMDGNGRWAKERNLKRTAGHSAGADVARKITMHCSNIGVDYLTLYAFSTENWQRPRLEVEFLMKLIEKYLKQELAIYLENGIRFKSIGDVSKFSKSLQKIIRLTEEKTAHGKKLTQILALNYGSRDEIVRAVRKLNEKNLEVTEANIEANLDTVGIPDVDILIRTSGEVRLSNYLLWQNAYSEMFFTNTYWPDFTKNELDDIISDYNNRERRFGGI from the coding sequence ATGGATAATAAGGCACCTTCACATATTGCAATAATCATGGATGGAAATGGTAGATGGGCAAAAGAAAGAAATCTAAAAAGAACGGCAGGTCATAGTGCTGGTGCTGATGTTGCCCGAAAAATAACTATGCATTGTAGTAATATTGGAGTTGATTATTTAACACTTTATGCTTTTTCAACTGAAAACTGGCAAAGACCAAGACTAGAAGTAGAGTTTTTAATGAAATTAATAGAAAAATATCTAAAGCAAGAGTTGGCTATATACTTAGAAAATGGAATTAGGTTCAAATCTATTGGTGATGTTTCTAAGTTTTCTAAATCCTTACAAAAAATAATTAGATTGACAGAAGAGAAAACTGCACATGGGAAAAAGCTAACACAAATTCTTGCTTTAAATTATGGTTCAAGAGATGAAATAGTTAGAGCTGTAAGAAAATTAAATGAAAAGAATTTGGAAGTTACAGAAGCAAATATTGAAGCAAATCTTGATACTGTAGGAATTCCTGATGTTGATATACTTATTAGGACAAGTGGAGAAGTAAGACTATCTAATTATCTTTTATGGCAGAATGCTTATTCAGAAATGTTTTTTACTAATACTTATTGGCCAGATTTTACTAAGAATGAATTAGATGACATTATTAGTGATTATAATAATAGAGAGAGAAGATTTGGAGGTATTTAG
- the coaBC gene encoding bifunctional phosphopantothenoylcysteine decarboxylase/phosphopantothenate--cysteine ligase CoaBC — protein MLLKDKKILVGVTGSIAIYKSLELIRLYIKAGAKVRVIMTEGAKKFIAPLTFEAISQSKVLDESSENWDKNQDYNHIDIGKWADIFVIAPCSANTINKLANGLADNLLLQTVLAYPRVKLIAPAANTMMLKNSITQESLKKLKLCNFEMISSVTKELVCKDVGDGAMAEPIDIFNKTAQELLKVDYWLNRKVVLSGGGTVEKIDEVRYISNFSSGKMASSMAKALYFKGADVCLVSTRGYENLPKDIEIIPVQSSIEMKNSLEKVINSNKKETTQKRPFLFMIAAVSDYMPLVSKNGKIKKDTIGDTWNLELKQNIDILDSLDKNDLISIGFKAEMDKKIALNSAKSMLEKKSLDGVCLNVLNDSSSFGSNRNDIELILKEGFFKFKGPKLEISLDILTTLEMEFKNYG, from the coding sequence ATGTTATTAAAAGATAAAAAAATACTTGTAGGGGTTACTGGTTCGATTGCTATATATAAAAGTTTAGAGCTAATTAGATTATATATAAAAGCAGGTGCTAAAGTACGCGTAATTATGACAGAAGGTGCAAAGAAATTTATAGCACCTTTAACTTTTGAAGCAATATCTCAAAGTAAGGTCTTAGATGAAAGTTCTGAAAATTGGGATAAAAATCAAGATTATAATCATATTGATATAGGAAAATGGGCAGATATTTTTGTAATAGCACCTTGTTCTGCGAATACTATTAATAAATTAGCAAATGGACTTGCTGATAATTTATTACTTCAAACAGTACTTGCTTATCCTAGAGTTAAATTAATTGCACCTGCTGCAAATACAATGATGCTAAAAAATTCAATCACTCAAGAAAGTTTAAAAAAACTAAAACTTTGTAATTTTGAAATGATTTCATCTGTTACGAAAGAATTAGTTTGTAAAGATGTAGGTGATGGTGCAATGGCTGAACCTATTGATATTTTTAATAAAACGGCTCAAGAACTTCTAAAAGTTGATTATTGGCTAAATAGAAAAGTAGTGTTAAGTGGTGGTGGAACAGTAGAAAAAATTGATGAGGTTAGATATATTTCAAATTTTTCATCAGGGAAAATGGCTTCATCAATGGCAAAAGCATTATATTTTAAAGGTGCTGATGTTTGTTTAGTTAGTACTAGAGGATATGAAAATTTACCAAAAGATATAGAGATTATTCCTGTTCAAAGTTCAATTGAAATGAAAAATAGTTTAGAAAAAGTAATAAATTCTAATAAAAAAGAAACAACGCAGAAACGACCATTTTTATTTATGATTGCGGCTGTTAGTGATTATATGCCACTTGTTAGTAAAAATGGAAAAATAAAAAAAGATACAATAGGTGATACTTGGAATCTAGAATTAAAACAAAATATTGATATATTAGATTCATTAGATAAAAATGATTTAATTTCTATTGGATTCAAAGCAGAAATGGACAAAAAAATTGCTTTAAATTCTGCAAAATCTATGTTAGAAAAAAAATCATTAGATGGCGTTTGTCTAAATGTCTTGAATGATTCATCAAGTTTTGGTTCAAATAGAAATGATATTGAATTAATATTAAAAGAAGGTTTTTTTAAATTTAAAGGTCCTAAATTAGAGATTTCTTTAGATATTTTAACAACATTAGAAATGGAGTTTAAAAATTATGGATAA
- the glmU gene encoding bifunctional UDP-N-acetylglucosamine diphosphorylase/glucosamine-1-phosphate N-acetyltransferase GlmU, translated as MNKKSIIILAAGAGTRMKSTTPKVLHKISGKEMLYYSIKEALKLSDDITVVLFHQSARVQAQMEKYFKNINYVIQDHENYPGTGGAVMGITPKYEEVLVLNGDMPLIQANELKKFDIEATIVMSVLELESADGYGRVIVENGSVKKIVEQKDANESELAVTTANAGIYQFNTKFLLDNLPKLSNDNAQKEYYITDLIEMAIIQGKVLKPLAVNVENFKGVNSKVELADAEVIHQNRIKNEFLKQGVIMRLPDTIYIEEGVEIQGESILENGVTLLGNSKIINSHIKTNSIVEDSTIKDSDIGPMARVRPGSQLNQTHLGNFVETKKAILTGVKAGHLTYLGDCEIDEGTNIGCGTITCNYDGINKFKTIIGKNVFVGSDTQFIAPVTIEDDTMIGAGSTVTSDVKKGELYTTRAKKRVVAGYYNKHFKK; from the coding sequence ATGAATAAAAAATCTATAATTATATTAGCAGCAGGTGCAGGTACAAGAATGAAATCAACAACTCCAAAGGTTTTACATAAAATCTCTGGTAAAGAAATGTTGTATTATTCAATAAAAGAAGCATTAAAATTAAGTGATGATATTACAGTTGTATTATTTCATCAATCAGCTCGTGTACAAGCTCAAATGGAAAAATATTTTAAAAATATAAATTATGTTATTCAAGATCATGAAAACTATCCAGGAACTGGTGGTGCTGTTATGGGAATTACTCCAAAGTACGAAGAAGTTTTAGTTTTAAATGGAGATATGCCTTTAATTCAAGCTAATGAACTTAAAAAGTTTGATATAGAAGCAACTATTGTAATGTCAGTATTAGAGCTTGAAAGTGCTGATGGCTATGGAAGAGTTATTGTAGAAAATGGAAGTGTTAAAAAGATAGTTGAACAAAAAGATGCAAATGAAAGTGAATTAGCAGTTACAACTGCAAATGCAGGTATTTATCAGTTTAATACAAAGTTTTTATTAGATAACCTTCCAAAACTTTCAAATGATAATGCTCAAAAAGAATATTATATTACAGATTTAATTGAAATGGCAATTATTCAAGGAAAAGTATTAAAACCACTTGCAGTAAATGTTGAAAACTTCAAAGGTGTAAATTCAAAAGTAGAACTTGCAGATGCAGAAGTGATTCACCAAAATAGAATTAAAAATGAGTTTTTAAAACAGGGTGTGATTATGAGATTACCTGATACTATTTATATAGAAGAGGGTGTAGAAATACAGGGTGAATCAATACTTGAAAATGGTGTAACACTACTTGGGAATTCAAAAATTATAAACTCACATATTAAAACAAACTCTATTGTTGAAGATTCAACTATAAAAGATTCTGATATTGGACCAATGGCAAGAGTTAGACCAGGAAGCCAATTAAATCAAACACATTTAGGAAACTTTGTAGAAACTAAAAAAGCTATTTTAACTGGTGTTAAAGCAGGACATTTAACATACTTAGGTGATTGTGAAATAGATGAAGGTACAAATATTGGTTGTGGAACAATTACTTGTAATTATGATGGTATAAATAAGTTTAAAACAATTATAGGTAAAAATGTATTTGTAGGTTCTGATACACAATTTATTGCACCTGTAACAATTGAAGATGATACTATGATTGGTGCTGGAAGTACAGTTACTTCTGATGTTAAAAAAGGTGAGTTGTATACTACAAGAGCTAAAAAAAGAGTTGTTGCTGGGTATTATAACAAGCACTTTAAAAAATAA
- a CDS encoding ankyrin repeat domain-containing protein, whose product MFRFFKNSTNESFQKELFSENIDINKIQEDIDNGIDINSLDENGKTILFSLCAKKKLEAIKILIKNGIDLSIENQYGKTVLGEAVSHGDGVIIRLLLENGFDINHKNSSKRTILQDVALEGNYKVFQILMSYHPNYDDLDSYGRTVLFDAVEGGNVNIVKELVNHMENINVVDENNETPLFKAVLKENTKIAETLILFGMNLDSLDNYKRNVLFNTILQGNKNIDILKLMIKKGININQIDINGDNIIDEILYILDLQRQTVKELLQLEGNYSLIKKDMSYLELTKIIIENGLDINKIDKDGLPILAKEVEKKNYENIVFLINCGADINTKNINGKSILFNEVIKGNSNYKMINFLVKNGADIELRDSEEKTIIDDLAEIILIQKGFKKEDLEKYPDINEEDYNLLFKKMLTFRPDLTKRRSNGRNILFDVIIYNDFDIIRLLFNYGLDPNIIDKDGNTPLSVLIDNGLKLKDLKQRELFLERLVFLLKFRVNVDIQDINGYTVFHKTVIANDLAVVEKLLTKKADLSLKDNQGRTALHHTQWNGNYKIARWLIAAGADINQADNSGFTLLNYAAILGHIELVVTLIKSGVLMYNKNKKNKKVAKFLKTKEKNLDKLLINDIVDNKMQKALEEVIENTKKEINEAIKG is encoded by the coding sequence ATGTTTAGATTTTTCAAAAATAGTACCAATGAATCATTTCAAAAAGAACTATTTAGTGAGAATATAGATATAAATAAAATTCAAGAAGATATTGATAATGGTATAGATATTAATAGTCTTGATGAAAATGGTAAAACTATTTTATTCTCTCTTTGTGCAAAAAAGAAACTTGAAGCTATTAAAATATTAATTAAAAATGGTATAGATTTAAGTATTGAAAATCAATATGGGAAAACTGTATTAGGAGAAGCTGTAAGTCATGGTGACGGAGTTATCATAAGACTACTTTTAGAAAATGGCTTTGATATCAATCATAAAAATTCGAGTAAAAGAACTATACTTCAAGATGTAGCACTTGAAGGTAATTATAAAGTATTCCAAATTTTAATGTCTTATCATCCAAATTATGATGATCTAGATAGTTATGGTAGGACTGTATTATTTGACGCAGTAGAAGGTGGAAACGTTAATATTGTAAAAGAATTAGTAAATCATATGGAAAATATTAATGTAGTTGATGAAAATAATGAAACACCACTTTTTAAAGCTGTATTAAAAGAAAATACTAAAATTGCAGAAACTCTAATTCTTTTTGGAATGAATTTAGATAGTTTAGATAATTATAAAAGAAATGTTTTATTTAATACGATTTTACAGGGTAATAAAAATATTGATATATTAAAACTTATGATTAAAAAAGGTATTAATATTAATCAAATTGATATTAATGGCGATAATATTATAGATGAAATATTATATATCTTAGACTTACAAAGACAAACTGTAAAAGAACTTCTTCAACTTGAGGGGAATTATTCTCTTATTAAAAAAGATATGAGTTATTTAGAATTGACAAAAATAATTATCGAGAATGGTTTAGATATTAATAAAATAGATAAAGATGGTTTACCTATTTTAGCTAAGGAAGTAGAAAAAAAGAACTACGAGAATATAGTATTTTTAATCAATTGCGGAGCTGATATAAATACAAAAAATATAAATGGGAAAAGTATACTTTTTAATGAAGTAATAAAAGGTAATTCTAATTATAAAATGATTAATTTTTTAGTCAAAAATGGTGCGGATATTGAATTAAGAGATAGCGAAGAAAAAACAATTATTGATGATCTAGCAGAAATTATATTAATTCAAAAAGGTTTCAAAAAAGAAGACTTAGAAAAATATCCAGATATTAATGAAGAAGATTATAACTTACTTTTTAAAAAAATGTTAACTTTTAGACCAGATTTAACTAAAAGAAGATCTAATGGTAGAAATATTTTATTTGATGTAATTATATATAATGACTTTGACATAATTAGACTATTATTTAACTATGGACTTGATCCAAATATTATAGATAAAGATGGAAATACTCCTTTATCAGTTTTAATAGATAATGGTTTAAAACTTAAAGATTTAAAGCAAAGAGAATTATTTTTAGAACGTTTAGTTTTTTTATTAAAATTTAGAGTAAATGTTGATATTCAAGATATAAATGGATATACAGTTTTTCATAAAACAGTAATTGCTAATGACTTAGCTGTTGTCGAAAAATTACTTACAAAAAAAGCGGATTTAAGTTTAAAAGATAATCAAGGAAGAACAGCATTACATCATACACAATGGAATGGAAATTATAAAATAGCAAGATGGTTAATAGCTGCAGGTGCTGATATTAATCAAGCAGATAATTCAGGGTTTACGCTTTTAAATTATGCTGCTATTTTAGGTCACATAGAATTAGTTGTTACACTTATTAAATCTGGTGTGCTTATGTATAATAAAAATAAAAAGAATAAAAAAGTTGCAAAATTTTTAAAAACAAAAGAGAAAAATTTAGATAAATTATTAATAAATGATATTGTTGATAATAAAATGCAAAAAGCATTAGAAGAAGTAATAGAAAATACAAAAAAAGAAATTAATGAAGCAATTAAAGGGTAA
- a CDS encoding helicase-related protein — MKENWQEQLHSLLNCDLKELYPLARSLNRKLEFYVGPTNSGKTYNAMQKLKVANSGLYLAPLRLLALEGYEDLKKENIDASLITGEEQMLNDDAAHVCSTIEMIDYDLDVDVCVIDEVQMLADIDRGWAWVNAIIGCPAKKVIMTGSVNALEAIKKIAAYLEEELEVVRHKRKTELKVLEKYTSLDNLSDGTALIAFSRADVLKLRHKLKKNYTVSVIYGNLSPEVRRDEARKFREKQSQILIATDAIAMGLNLPIQTILFTTDTKFDGISRRKINVNEIVQIAGRAGRYGHFEAGYLGATRRDILKHISEEYTQPIKTIKPPFRVKINASQLESLASHIKTNSLTKVLKYFADNMHFSGPFVAANISSMITASKIVDTRFNLKLEDKYLLAQAPVTTKSPIILQAYEAYIAAVVKQKVCRYKPSITLPKKAITQKDLLLVEDEVKKISLYLWLSYKLPEIFPDFDKAYGLRNTFNSFIENSLKGKIIQIDTPRRGDFKRRDNKDHKDHQRRDSERPRRNNDKNKDNEKEFSKDLRPRRARSEFKPRRRKRD, encoded by the coding sequence ATGAAAGAAAATTGGCAAGAACAACTACACAGCTTATTAAACTGTGATTTAAAAGAATTATATCCATTAGCTAGAAGTTTAAACAGAAAGCTAGAGTTTTATGTAGGACCTACAAATTCAGGTAAAACATATAATGCAATGCAAAAATTAAAAGTTGCAAACTCAGGACTTTATCTAGCTCCCTTACGGCTTTTAGCCCTAGAAGGTTATGAAGATTTAAAAAAAGAAAATATTGATGCTTCACTAATAACAGGTGAAGAACAAATGTTAAATGATGATGCAGCACATGTATGTTCAACAATTGAAATGATTGATTATGATTTAGATGTTGATGTATGTGTTATTGATGAAGTTCAAATGCTAGCAGATATTGATAGAGGTTGGGCATGGGTTAATGCAATTATTGGCTGTCCTGCTAAAAAAGTGATAATGACAGGAAGTGTAAATGCACTTGAAGCTATTAAAAAGATTGCAGCTTATTTGGAGGAAGAACTTGAAGTTGTAAGACATAAAAGAAAAACTGAATTAAAAGTTTTAGAAAAATATACATCTTTAGATAATCTTAGTGATGGGACTGCACTTATAGCTTTTTCACGAGCTGATGTTTTAAAACTAAGACACAAATTAAAAAAGAACTATACAGTTTCTGTAATATATGGAAACCTTTCACCAGAAGTACGACGAGATGAAGCTAGAAAATTTAGAGAAAAACAAAGTCAAATCCTAATAGCAACAGATGCAATTGCAATGGGTTTAAATCTTCCTATTCAAACAATACTTTTTACAACAGATACAAAGTTCGATGGTATTTCTAGAAGAAAAATAAATGTAAATGAAATAGTTCAAATTGCAGGTCGTGCAGGGAGATATGGACATTTTGAAGCTGGTTACTTAGGTGCCACAAGAAGAGATATTTTAAAACATATTAGTGAAGAATATACGCAACCCATAAAAACTATAAAACCACCATTTAGAGTTAAGATAAATGCTTCACAACTTGAATCTTTAGCTTCTCATATTAAAACAAATTCATTAACAAAAGTACTAAAATACTTTGCTGATAATATGCATTTTAGCGGACCTTTTGTCGCTGCAAATATTTCATCAATGATAACTGCTTCAAAAATAGTAGATACAAGATTTAATCTAAAACTTGAAGATAAATATCTTTTAGCGCAAGCTCCTGTTACAACAAAATCACCTATTATTCTTCAAGCTTATGAAGCATATATAGCAGCTGTTGTAAAACAAAAAGTTTGTAGATATAAACCTTCAATCACACTTCCAAAAAAAGCAATTACTCAAAAAGATTTACTTTTAGTTGAAGATGAAGTAAAAAAGATATCTTTATATCTTTGGTTGTCTTATAAACTTCCAGAAATTTTCCCTGATTTTGATAAAGCTTATGGATTAAGAAATACTTTTAATTCTTTTATTGAAAATTCATTAAAAGGTAAAATTATTCAAATAGATACTCCAAGACGTGGTGATTTTAAAAGAAGAGATAACAAAGATCATAAAGACCATCAAAGAAGAGATAGCGAACGTCCAAGAAGAAATAATGATAAGAATAAAGATAATGAAAAAGAGTTCTCAAAGGATTTAAGACCAAGACGTGCAAGAAGTGAATTTAAGCCACGAAGAAGGAAACGAGATTAA